The Streptomyces sp. NBC_00236 DNA window CGCGTCCCTGGGCACGCTCGCCGCGTACCCGGACGGGCGTGTCGCGCGTGCCGCGGTCGCCGCCCGGCACGGGCTGCCGCCGGAGCGGCTCCTGCTGACGGCGGGTGCGGCGGAGGCGTTCGTGCTGATCGCCCGCGCGCTGCCGGCCCGAAGACCGGTCGTGGTGCATCCGCAGTTCACCGAGCCGGAGGCGGCGTTGCGCGCGGCCGGGCACGAGGTGGGACGGGTGCTGCTGCGGGCCGGGGACGGCTTCCGGCTGGATCCGGCGGATGTGCCGGCCGACGCGGATCTGGTGGTGGTCGGCAATCCGACCAACCCGACGTCGGTGCTGCATCCGGCGGCCGTGCTGGAGCGGCTGGCGCGTCCCGGGCGGACGCTGGTGGTCGACGAGGCGTTCATGGACGCGGTGCCGGGCGAGCGCGAGGCGCTGTGCGGCCGTACGGACATCCCCGGGCTCGTGGTGCTGCGCAGCCTGACCAAGACGTGGGGGCTCGCCGGGCTGCGGATCGGGTACGTGGCGGCCGCGCCGGAGACCATCCGCACGCTGGAGGAGGCGCAGCCGTTGTGGCCCGTGTCGTCCCCGGCGCTGGCGGCGGCCGAGGCCTGTGTGGAACCGCGGGCGCTGGCCGAGGCGGCCGCGGCGGCGGACCGGATCGCGGTGGACCGCTGCCATCTGGTGGCGGGTCTGCGGGAGTTCACCGAGATACGGGTCGTGGAGCCGGCACAGGGACCGTTCGTGCTGATCCGGCTGGAGCGGGCCGGGGAGATACGTGAGCGGCTGCGGATGCTGGGTTTCGCGGCACGGCGCGGCGACACGTTTCCGGGGCTCGGCGAGGAGTGGCTCCGGCTGGCCGTACGGGACCGCACGACGACCAACCGGTTCCTCCAGGTGTTCGACCAGGCCCTTCAGGCACTGTCCGCGGTCAGCCGCTGACGATGTCCGGCTTGAGGGGGGCCAGCTTCGCGGCGATCAGGCCGATGGTGGCGGCATCGACGCCGCCGTCGGCCAGCGCTGCGGCGAGATGGTCCACGACCCGGTCGAAGTGGGGCCCGGTGATGCCGAGCCCCTGGTGGGCGTGGCTCATGGCCCGGCCGGTGTAGGGGGCCGTGGCGCCGAGGGCGCTGCCGACGAAGAAGCGCTGGTGCGCCTTGAGGCGGGTCACGTCCTTCCCCGCGAAGTAGGGCGTCAGCTCGGGGTCGGCCAGGACACGTGCGTAGAAGAGGTCCACCACGGCGGCGACGGCTGCGGCGCCGCCGATCCGCTCGAAGAGGGTGTCCGGCTGCGCGGCGGGGGTCTCGGGCGCCGACTCGTCCGGGGCCGCCGGATCTGTGGTCTGGTCCATGGCAGCCGAACATAGCGCCGATCCCCGCCGCCCCGTGAACATTCGTCCGAATTCGGCGCTGCCGTCGCACAAGTGGGAAGCGGCGCTCCGTCTGCGGAACGCCGCTTCCCTCCCCTCCTGGGGCCCGTCGCCACGCTGCCGTCGCCGCCCGAGAGGCGGACAGCAGTGTGACGACAGGCCCTACGGCCCCCCGACCGCCCCCTCGGGCCTCGGGTGTCAGCCCTGTGCACGCCTCCGGGCCACGACCATGGCGCCGGCGCCGACGGCCAGCAGGAGGGCTGCGCCTCCGGCGACGTACGGCGTGGTGGAGCTGCTGCCCGTCTCGGCGAGGTCGGCGTCGGTGGTGGTCCGCGGTGCGTCATCGGTGCCGGTCTGGGGCTTCACGTCGCCCCCGGTGTCGCCGGCCGTGTCACCGGCCGTGGAGCCCTCGGTGGAGCCTGCGGTCCCGGATCCGCCGTCGGTGGAGCCTCCGTTGGTGGAGCCCCCGTTGCCCGAACCGCCGTCGGTCGAACCGCCGTCGGTCGAACCCCCGTTGTCGCCGCCACCGTTGTCGCCGCCACCGTTCTCACCGCCGCCCGTGGAGGCCGCCTTCGGCGTCTCACAGGTGGCCTCGGCGAGCGTGACCTCACCCTTCACATCGGCGACGTTGAGTTCGAGCGGGTTGACCGAGACCTTCAGCTGCAGCGCGACCGCGGCGGCGGTGCGGGAGGTGGTACTCGTCTTCGACAGGTCGAGCGTCACGGAGCCGACGCCGGGCACCGCGATCTGCGTGGTGCCCGCGGCGGTGAGGGTGACGCGCTTGCCGAGGACCTTCACATGCCCCAGCACGTTCGACTCGGCGACCGGCTTGTGGCCCACCTCGCAGACCGCCTTCGACGTGACCTGCTCGACCTCGACCAGCGAGAGCAGCGGCAGACCGGGCAGGTGCAGCCGCGCCCTGACGATATTGCTGTAGCCCTCGGCACGATGCCCGTCCACGGTCGCCTTCGCGGTGGCCACATCGGCACGCAGCACCCGGACCGGCTTTCCGCCCTCCACCCCGTCGAGCTTCACGCTGAGCGCGGTCTTCTCCGCGCTCCGCGGCGCCTGCACCTCGTTGAGCGTGGCCTTGAGCGGCACGTCGATCGTCTTGTTCAGGAGCGAGACGTCGAGTGCGGTGCGGAGCACGACCGCGCTCGCCTTCCCGTCGCCGGTGGTCGTGGTGGTGGTGGCGTGCGCCGGGACGGCGACCAGCAGGGCGACGGGAGCGGCGGCGACCGCCAGGGCGGCGAGGCGGAAGGTGTTGCTGTTCAAGATGGTGGAACCCCCACAAGAGACATGGAGCCACCGGCGCCGTCCAATGGGGGACATCGCGGGCACCGGTGGCCTCGACTCCGTGAATCTTTACGCACAGAGGGTGAACTGGCAGACACCTGCCGTGAGTTCACCCCAAAGGGGGGTTTCCGTGTCTGTATTCGAATAATCCGGCACGTGCGTTCCTTGAGTTCACCCGTTTCACTGAACGCGGGCGGCTCGGAAGGGTCTCGCACCGGACCACGCCGAGTTCGCGGAGTGATTCAACGAGCGCGCGCGCTCCGGGTCACTGGCGGTCAACACGGCGCATCCCGGGCCGACCCCGGCCCGGGACACCCGGATCAGCCGATCACGCGCCCGTTCAGGACGACCCGGCGCGGGGCCGCCAGCACGCGCACGTCCGCCCGCGGATCCTCGTCGTACACCACCAGGTCGGCCGGCGCGCCCTCCTCCAGCCCCGGCCTGCCGAGCCAGGCGCGGGCCGCCCACGTCGTCGCGGACAGCGCCTCCAGGGCCGGGATGCCCGCCTTGACGAGCTCCGCCACCTCGTCGGCCACCAGACCGTGCGCGAGCACCCCGCCGGCGTCGGTGCCGACGAAGACCGGCACCCCCGCGTCGTACGCGGCGCGCACGGTGTCGTAGCGGCGCTCGTGGAGCCGGCGCATATGGGCGGACCAGCGGGGGTACTTGGCGTCGCCTCCCTCGGCGAGCATGGGGAAGGTGGCGATGTTGACCAGGGTGGGGACGATCGCGACCCCGCGTTCGGCGAAGAGCGGGATGGTCTCCTCGGTCAGCCCGGTCGCGTGCTCGACGCAGTCGATCCCTGCCTCGACGAGATCACGCAGCGAGTCCTCGGCGAAGCAGTGCGCGGTGACCCGGGCCCCCAGCCGGTGCGCTTCCGCGATGGCGGCCCCGACCTCCTCGCGCGGCCAGCAGGCGGTCAGGTCGCCCACCTCGCGGTCGATCCAGTCGCCGACGAGCTTCACCCAGCCGTCTCCGCGGCGCGCCTCCTGCCCGACGTACGCCACCAGTTCGTCCGGCTCGATCTCGTACGCGTAGTTCCTGGTGTACCGCCGGGTCCTGGCGATGTGCCGGCCGGCCCTGATGATCTTCGGCAGGTCCTCGCGGTCGTCGATCCACCGGGTGTCGGCGGGCGATCCCGCGTCCCGCAGGAGCAGCGCGCCCGCCTCCCGGTCGTCGAGGGCCTGCTTCTCGGTGGTCGCCGGGTCGACGGCGCCGTGGTGGT harbors:
- a CDS encoding group I truncated hemoglobin, with protein sequence MDQTTDPAAPDESAPETPAAQPDTLFERIGGAAAVAAVVDLFYARVLADPELTPYFAGKDVTRLKAHQRFFVGSALGATAPYTGRAMSHAHQGLGITGPHFDRVVDHLAAALADGGVDAATIGLIAAKLAPLKPDIVSG
- a CDS encoding SCO1860 family LAETG-anchored protein, whose protein sequence is MNSNTFRLAALAVAAAPVALLVAVPAHATTTTTTGDGKASAVVLRTALDVSLLNKTIDVPLKATLNEVQAPRSAEKTALSVKLDGVEGGKPVRVLRADVATAKATVDGHRAEGYSNIVRARLHLPGLPLLSLVEVEQVTSKAVCEVGHKPVAESNVLGHVKVLGKRVTLTAAGTTQIAVPGVGSVTLDLSKTSTTSRTAAAVALQLKVSVNPLELNVADVKGEVTLAEATCETPKAASTGGGENGGGDNGGGDNGGSTDGGSTDGGSGNGGSTNGGSTDGGSGTAGSTEGSTAGDTAGDTGGDVKPQTGTDDAPRTTTDADLAETGSSSTTPYVAGGAALLLAVGAGAMVVARRRAQG
- a CDS encoding amidohydrolase family protein yields the protein MLQVKGRVLVGPEDVRDEIWAVDGRVTYERPPGADEAVVVTGWALPGLVDAHCHVGLDHHGAVDPATTEKQALDDREAGALLLRDAGSPADTRWIDDREDLPKIIRAGRHIARTRRYTRNYAYEIEPDELVAYVGQEARRGDGWVKLVGDWIDREVGDLTACWPREEVGAAIAEAHRLGARVTAHCFAEDSLRDLVEAGIDCVEHATGLTEETIPLFAERGVAIVPTLVNIATFPMLAEGGDAKYPRWSAHMRRLHERRYDTVRAAYDAGVPVFVGTDAGGVLAHGLVADEVAELVKAGIPALEALSATTWAARAWLGRPGLEEGAPADLVVYDEDPRADVRVLAAPRRVVLNGRVIG